In Brevinematales bacterium, the sequence TCCTAACAAGATTAGTATTCACGACAAACTCATTTATAAGTTTTGATGTAGTAGCTTTTAGTTTCTTCTTTCTTTCAACTTCTGAAGCTGAATCTTCTATATCCTCTATCATCCTCTTTATTTTTAGAAATATCTTCTCAACTTCGTTAATAGGCACTCTACCACTAAGTCTTCGAATTATCCTATCAAGTAAAATGTCATTTAGAAGATGCGATCTTAGGAGTCCACTTTTTATACCATCTTCAAAGTCATGCACTGAATAAGCAGAAGTATCAGCCCAATTTACAATCTGAGATTCTATGCTTCTTTTATACTCTACCGGTTTATCTTGATTCCAATTAGGATCTATCCAGTCTATAGTCTTTTTGAAAAGTTGATACTCATATAGAAACTTAGGACTTTTATCTTTAGTTGATTTGTACTTTAAAAGTCCATCCAATGTTGATCTTGTTAGATTAAGTCCTTTGTTTTCATCCAGATTCTTACCAATTATTTTTATTTCAAGAAATGCTAGTATAACAATATTATGGGCATTAGCATCAAATCCTTCAAATTTGTTAAGCTCGTTCAATTTACTCTCACCTGTATGCCCAAATGGAGGATGTCCAATATCATGAGCCAGAGATATAGCTTCAAGTAAATCAGTATCTATTCCATGTCTTATTCCTATTGACTTAGCTATTTGAGCAACTTCAATCGAATGCGTAAGTCGTGTTCTATAAAAATCCATAAGACCAGCACCATAAACCTGAGTCTTTGCTTGAAGTCTTCTAAACGCACTACTATGTATTATTCTATCTCTATCAATTTCAAAATCAGTTCTCTTATCTCCACGTTTACGTTTTTCGGCCAGCATTCTATCTTTATCAAAAGACAAATATCTAACTCTAAACCTCATACCACTCGTATTATAACTCTACTACAAAATGAGCTACAAACTCTGAATAACAACCAAAAGTAATATTAAGAATACCCTTCACTACCAAACAAAATTCAAAACAGGAATAAGTTTAAAGACAATCTATATATTAGTTATAATTATAACTCAAAATTTTGGAGTTTAGCTATGGATAGCAAATGGATAAGAACAGTATATTGCGGCGACGTGACTGAAGAATATATAGGTAGAGAAATTACATTGAATGGTTGGGTCAAAACCATAAGAGATCATGGAGGAGTTATATTTGTTGATCTTAGAGATATAAAAGGCATAGTCCAGATAGTTTTCAATCCTGAAGTTAACAAAGATATACATTCAAAAGCAAGTGAACTAAGAGACGAATACGTAATAGCCATCAAAGGTATCGTCAAAAACCGTCCCGAAGAAAGTATAAATCCCAACATAAAAACCGGTAAAGTAGAAGTATGGGTAACAGATTTTGAAATACTAAATACATCAGAAACACCACCTATACCTTTTGACAGTCCTCACATAGTATCCGAAGAGAAAAGACTCAAATATAGGTATTTAGATCTAAGGTCCGAAATGATGAAAAACAACATAATAAAAAGACATAAAATAACACAAGTTATCAGAGACTATCTAAATAACAATAACTTCCTAGAGATAGAAACACCAATGCTTATCAAATCTACTCCAGAAGGTGCAAGAGATTTTATAGTACCAAGTAGATTAAACAAAGGTAAATTCTATGCATTACCACAATCCCCCCAAATATTCAAACAAATACTTATGGTATCCGGATTTGACAGATACTACCAAATAGCAAGATGTTTCAGAGACGAAGATTTGAGAGCAGATAGACAACCAGAGTTTACTCAGGTTGATTTAGAAATGTCTTTTGTTGATATGAAAACAGTAATTAATACAGTTGAAGGAATGATAAAAGATGTATTAAACAGAGTTTACGGTATTCAGATAACAGAACCATTCCCAATACTTTCTTACAAAGATGCTATGAATAGATTTGGATCAGATAAACCCGATACAAGATTTGGTATGGAACTTGTAGATATAACAGATATAGCAAGAAATACAGAGTTTAAGGTATTTAGAGACGCTATAGAAAATAATGGCGTCATAAAGTGCATCGTAGTAGAAAAAGGTGACGAAGTATCACGAAGTGAAATAGATTTCTTAAGAGAATGGGTATTAGAATTCGGAGCAAAAGGAGTTGCTTGGTTTAGAGTAAAAAACGGAGATTTGGAATCAAATCTTACAAAATTTTTCAGCGAAAAGGTAAGGAAAGAAATAATAGAAAAAACTCAAGCAAAAGAAGGATCACTACTACTCATAGTTGCAGATAAATGGCAAATCGCTACAACAACACTAGGACATATAAGACTTAGAATGGCACAAAAACTAGATCTCATAAACTCAAAAGAACTTAAGTTTTTGTGGGTTGTAAATTTCCCTCTCTTCGAATGGAATGAAGAAGAAAATAGATTAGATCCTCTACACCATCCTTTTACTTCACCACTATATGAAGACATACCATTATTAGATACTGATCCTTTAAAAGTAAGAGCTCAAAGCTATGATATAATACTAAATGGAACAGAAATAGGTGGAGGTAGCATAAGAATACACAATCAAGAACTACAAAGAAAGATATTTAAACTAATAGGACTATCTGAAAAAGACGCTATCGAAAAATTCGGATTTCTACTTGAAGCATTTAAATACGGTGCTCCACCTCATGGAGGATTGGCAATAGGTCTAGATAGATTTGTAGCAATATTGCAAGGCATGGACAGTATAAGAGATGTAATAGCATTTCCAAAAACCCAAAAGGCTATCTGTCTACTGAGTAATGCACCTTCAGCTGTTGAAAGAAAACAATTGGAAGAACTAGGTATATCTGTTGATGTAGAAGAAAACCAGTAACTTGATAAATAACAGATCCTAGTCAACCAAATACATTTTACGCCGAGGTATGTAAATTCATAACGAAGCATTAGATAATACTAGGTTTGTAGAGCAGATTATATCATATTTAGTTTTTTGAATTTAGGTTATCTCTCATTTAAAATGAGGTAAAACTTCGGAGGGTAAAATGAGTTTTTCCTTATCTAAAAGAGCAATTGAAATTGAACCATCAGCTACACTATCAATAAATGCAAAAGCTAAAGAGCTCAAATCAAAAGGATATGATATAATAAACCTAACTGCCGGAGAATCAGACCTTCCAGTACCTGAATGGATTATTAAAAATATTGAGAGATACTTAAGAAGCAATGGAACAAATACCTACAAACCAACCGCAGGTATACAAGAACTCCGAAAGGAAATAGCAGAAAAGTATGAAAAATACAATAATGTAGACTATTCAGCAAAAAATATAGTTATCTCAATAGGAGCAAAACAAAGTATATATTTAGCACTATCAGCAATCTGTAACGAAGGAGATGAAGTCATAATCATATCACCTTATTGGGTAAGCTATATAGAACAAATAAAGCTAGTAGGTGCAAAACCTGTAATACTAAAGACAAAAATAGAAGATGGATTCATACCAGATATTAAAAAATTATCATCTCTCGTCACTTCTAAAACTAAAGCAATCATAATTAACAGTCCTAACAACCCGACTGGAGTCTTGTACCCAAGAGATATACTTGAAAAGATCGTAGAAATAGCAAAAGAGAAACATTTTTATATTATATCAGATGAAATATACGAAAATTACATATACGAAGGTGAATTCATAAGCATTGCTTCGATATCATCAGAAGCAAAAGAGATAACACTCACAATAAATGGATTCTCAAAATCACATTCAATAACAGGATGGAGGCTAGGATATGTATGTGCTTCTGAAGAATTAGCTAACATTATGGACTCCATACAAAGTCATATATCTTCAGGAACATCATCAATAGTTCAATATGCTTTACTAGGTTTTTTGGATCATTACGAAGAAGACATCAAGAAAATAAAAGAAGAATTCACATGTAGAAGAAACTATATAAAAGACGAATTGTCGTCAATTAAAAAAATAAAAGTTATACCACCTCAAGGTGCATTTTACTATTTCATAGATGTATCAAATCACTATAACGGTAACATCAAAAATTCCGTTTCTTTCTGTTCAGAGCTACTTGATAAAAAATTACTATCAGTAGTCCCAGGTAATGCTTTCGGAGACGAAAACTGCATAAGATTATCTTTCGCATCAAACATGGAAACCATTAAAGAAGGAATAAAAAGGCTAAAAGAGTTCATAAACAACGAATAAATAAAAACAGACTAAAATGAAGATCATATTTCATAAATAAACACAATAAAGAGAAACAGAGGAGTTTTTACTCCTCTTAGCGTAGAATCAGTTTACCTATTAAATATTTCTTCAATAGCTTTTGCTTTTAGGTATCTTCTATTTATTTCATCCCAGTCAGCATACTCAATAATTCCCAGTAAATATGATTTTCTATCAGAACCATAGTCAATGAAATAAGCATGCTCATAAACATCAATAGCCCAGACAGGCCATGTTTCCCAAACCCCACCGTGATTATGAGCATCTCCTAAGAAAGTATGAAGTTTACCATC encodes:
- the dgt gene encoding dNTP triphosphohydrolase; this translates as MRFRVRYLSFDKDRMLAEKRKRGDKRTDFEIDRDRIIHSSAFRRLQAKTQVYGAGLMDFYRTRLTHSIEVAQIAKSIGIRHGIDTDLLEAISLAHDIGHPPFGHTGESKLNELNKFEGFDANAHNIVILAFLEIKIIGKNLDENKGLNLTRSTLDGLLKYKSTKDKSPKFLYEYQLFKKTIDWIDPNWNQDKPVEYKRSIESQIVNWADTSAYSVHDFEDGIKSGLLRSHLLNDILLDRIIRRLSGRVPINEVEKIFLKIKRMIEDIEDSASEVERKKKLKATTSKLINEFVVNTNLVRIDDKESRYSYKLQVKESTRNKNLVMRALEDELIYRSKNILRTRKKCEMIIEKLYEVFSDKNSRNLYPREYQEYWDYFSASSDDEWRHRLATWYIAGMTDNFAIKTYKELFDPNTLVDLFISI
- the aspS gene encoding aspartate--tRNA ligase — protein: MDSKWIRTVYCGDVTEEYIGREITLNGWVKTIRDHGGVIFVDLRDIKGIVQIVFNPEVNKDIHSKASELRDEYVIAIKGIVKNRPEESINPNIKTGKVEVWVTDFEILNTSETPPIPFDSPHIVSEEKRLKYRYLDLRSEMMKNNIIKRHKITQVIRDYLNNNNFLEIETPMLIKSTPEGARDFIVPSRLNKGKFYALPQSPQIFKQILMVSGFDRYYQIARCFRDEDLRADRQPEFTQVDLEMSFVDMKTVINTVEGMIKDVLNRVYGIQITEPFPILSYKDAMNRFGSDKPDTRFGMELVDITDIARNTEFKVFRDAIENNGVIKCIVVEKGDEVSRSEIDFLREWVLEFGAKGVAWFRVKNGDLESNLTKFFSEKVRKEIIEKTQAKEGSLLLIVADKWQIATTTLGHIRLRMAQKLDLINSKELKFLWVVNFPLFEWNEEENRLDPLHHPFTSPLYEDIPLLDTDPLKVRAQSYDIILNGTEIGGGSIRIHNQELQRKIFKLIGLSEKDAIEKFGFLLEAFKYGAPPHGGLAIGLDRFVAILQGMDSIRDVIAFPKTQKAICLLSNAPSAVERKQLEELGISVDVEENQ
- a CDS encoding pyridoxal phosphate-dependent aminotransferase; the encoded protein is MSFSLSKRAIEIEPSATLSINAKAKELKSKGYDIINLTAGESDLPVPEWIIKNIERYLRSNGTNTYKPTAGIQELRKEIAEKYEKYNNVDYSAKNIVISIGAKQSIYLALSAICNEGDEVIIISPYWVSYIEQIKLVGAKPVILKTKIEDGFIPDIKKLSSLVTSKTKAIIINSPNNPTGVLYPRDILEKIVEIAKEKHFYIISDEIYENYIYEGEFISIASISSEAKEITLTINGFSKSHSITGWRLGYVCASEELANIMDSIQSHISSGTSSIVQYALLGFLDHYEEDIKKIKEEFTCRRNYIKDELSSIKKIKVIPPQGAFYYFIDVSNHYNGNIKNSVSFCSELLDKKLLSVVPGNAFGDENCIRLSFASNMETIKEGIKRLKEFINNE